Proteins encoded by one window of Bubalus bubalis isolate 160015118507 breed Murrah chromosome 4, NDDB_SH_1, whole genome shotgun sequence:
- the ARSA gene encoding arylsulfatase A, whose amino-acid sequence MEALWTLTLALAAGLAAASPPNILLIFADDLGYGDLGSYGHPSSTTPNLDQLAAGGLRFTDFYVPVSLCTPSRAALLTGRLPVRMGLYPGVLEPSSRGGLPLEEVTLAEVLAAQGYLTGIAGKWHLGVGPEGAFLPPHHGFHRFLGIPYSHDQGPCQNLTCFPPATPCEGICDQGLVPIPLLANLSVEAQPPWLPGLEARYVAFARDLMTDAQHQGRPFFLYYASHHTHYPQFSGQSFPGHSGRGPFGDSLMELDAAVGALLTAVGDLGLLGETLVFFTADNGPETMRMSHGGCSGLLRCGKGTTFEGGVREPALAFWPGHIAPGVTHELASSLDLLPTLAALAGAQLPNITLDGVDLSPLLLGTGKSPRHTLFFYSAYPDEVRGVFAVRSGKYKAHFFTQGSVHSDTTADPACHASSPLTAHEPPLLFDLSEDPGENYNLLDSVDEVAPEALQAMKQLELLKAQFDAAMTFGPSQMARGEDPTLQVCCQPSCTPRPSCCHCPEFQP is encoded by the exons ATGGAGGCTCTGTGGACCCTCACTCTGGCCTTGGCCGCAGGTCTGGCTGCTGCCAGCCCACCTAACATCCTGCTGATCTTTGCTGATGACCTGGGCTACGGGGACCTGGGCTCCTATGGGCACCCCAGCTCCACCACCCCCAATCTGGACCAGTTGGCCGCAGGGGGTCTGCGGTTCACAGACTTCTACGTGCCTGTGTCTCTGTGCACACCCTCCCG GGCTGCCCTCCTAACCGGCCGACTCCCAGTTCGGATGGGCTTGTACCCTGGAGTTCTGGAGCCCAGCTCCCGAGGGGGCCtgcccctggaggaggtgaccttgGCTGAGGTCCTGGCTGCCCAAGGCTACCTCACAGGGATAGCTGGCAAGTGGCAccttggggtggggcctgaggggGCCTTTCTGCCCCCCCACCACGGCTTCCATCGATTCCTGGGCATCCCGTACTCCCATGACCAG GGCCCTTGCCAGAACCTGACCTGCTTCCCGCCGGCCACCCCCTGCGAAGGCATCTGTGACCAGGGCCTGGTCCCTATCCCACTGTTGGCCAACCTGTCGGTGGAGGCACAGCCCCCTTGGCTGCCTGGACTCGAGGCCCGCTACGTGGCTTTTGCCCGTGACCTCATGACTGATGCCCAACACCAAGGCCGCCCATTCTTCCTGTACTACGCCTCCCAT CACACCCACTACCCCCAGTTCAGTGGGCAGAGCTTTCCAGGGCACTCAGGCCGAGGGCCATTTGGGGACTCCCTGATGGAGCTGGATGCGGCTGTGGGGGCCCTGTTGACagctgtgggagacctggggctGCTTGGAGAGACGCTCGTCTTCTTCACTGCGGACAACGG GCCTGAGACGATGCGGATGTCCCATGGTGGCTGCTCTGGCCTCCTGCGATGCGGAAAGGGAACCACTTTCGAAGGGGGCGTCCGAGAGCCTGCCTTGGCCTTCTGGCCAGGTCACATCGCTCCCG GTGTGACCCATGAGCTGGCCAGCTCCCTGGACCTGCTGCCCACCCTGGCAGCCCTGGCGGGGGCCCAACTACCCAATATCACCTTGGATGGCGTTGACCTCAGCCCCCTGCTGTTGGGCACAGGCAAG AGCCCCCGGCACACCCTCTTCTTCTACTCGGCCTACCCGGATGAGGTCCGAGGGGTCTTTGCTGTGCGGAGCGGGAAGTACAAGGCACACTTCTTTACCCAGG GCTCTGTCCACAGCGACACCACTGCGGACCCTGCCTGCCACGCCTCTAGTCCTCTGACTGCCCATGAGCCCCCGCTGCTGTTTGACCTGTCTGAGGACCCTGGTGAGAACTACAACCTTCTGGACAGTGTGGATGAGGTTGCCCCAGAGGCGCTGCAGGCAATGAAGCAACTTGAGCTGCTCAAGGCCCAGTTTGATGCTGCCATGACCTTCGGACCCAGCCAGATGGCGCGGGGAGAGGACCCCACCCTGCAGGTCTGCTGCCAGCCCAGCTGCACCCCCCGGCCGTCCTGCTGCCACTGCCCCGAGTTCCAGCCCTGA